The Xylophilus rhododendri region TGCAGGGCCTCGTCGGGCCGGTCCAGCGGCAGCACGGCGGACACGCGCAGGCCCTGCAGCGCGGCGGCGTCGTAGCGGATGCCGCCGGGCCGGTGGCGCGAAAGCTGCGCCAGCACCTCGGGCAGCGGCCGGTCGTTGAGCACCAGCTGGTGGCGCTGCCAGCCTTGCTCGATGCGCGCGGCATCCAGGTGCTCGATGGCGGAGAGGCCCTGGCGGGTGAGCAGCAGGCGTTCGCCGGCATGGACCACGGTGGCGGCCTCGGGGCTGGCCAGGGCCTGCACCGAAACCTTGGATTCGAACATCTCGACGCGGGTGCGGTCCTGCTCGTGGCTCACCGCGAAGCGGGTGCCCAGGGCGCGGATGCGGGCCAGCGGTGTCTCCACATAGAAGGGGCGGGCGGCGTCGTGCGCTACCTCGATGCGGATGTCTCCGTGGCGCAGCCGGATGGTGCGGCTGGCCGCGTCGAAGTGCAGGTCGATGGCGGCGCGCCCGCTCAGGGTGATGCGGCTGCCGTCGGGCAGGGTGCGGCCGACCCAGTCGGTCTCGCCGCTGCGCAGGTCGGCCAGCAGGTCGCCGGGCGAGCCGCCGGTCAGCGCCAGGCTGGCCGTGAAGGCCATGGCCAGCACCACCAGCAGCGCGCCGACCCGCTGCCGGCGCGCGCGTTGCCGGCTCCGGCTGCCCAGGGCGGCATCCAGCGCGGCACGGGCCGGGCGTGTGTTGCCGTCGCTCGCCTGGCCCACGCCCTGCACCCGCTCGATGAAGGATTCGATCCGCTCTGCGGCCTGGGCATGGCGCGGGTCGGCCGCCTTCCAGCGGGCGAAGCCCTGCCGGCAGCGCGCCCGCTCGGCCGGGTCGTCGCCGCCCAGGCGCACCAGCCAGTCGGCGGCCTGCTCGGCCAGGCGGTCGGCTTCGCTGCGTGCCTGCTGCGCCACCTCAGTCCTCCAGCCGGCGGTGGCAGTGCAGCAGGGCCTGCACCAGGTATTTCTGCACCATGCGGGTGGAGACGCCCAGTTCCGCCGCG contains the following coding sequences:
- a CDS encoding FecR family protein, translated to MAQQARSEADRLAEQAADWLVRLGGDDPAERARCRQGFARWKAADPRHAQAAERIESFIERVQGVGQASDGNTRPARAALDAALGSRSRQRARRQRVGALLVVLAMAFTASLALTGGSPGDLLADLRSGETDWVGRTLPDGSRITLSGRAAIDLHFDAASRTIRLRHGDIRIEVAHDAARPFYVETPLARIRALGTRFAVSHEQDRTRVEMFESKVSVQALASPEAATVVHAGERLLLTRQGLSAIEHLDAARIEQGWQRHQLVLNDRPLPEVLAQLSRHRPGGIRYDAAALQGLRVSAVLPLDRPDEALQLLLASFPELRLRTLAGRWAWVELAEAQAQK